A single Candidatus Anaeroferrophillus wilburensis DNA region contains:
- a CDS encoding CoA transferase, translating to MSKAGALHGITVIDLSRLLPGPYCSMVLADHGARVIAIEDKRFLADDLFFNLINRNKEHMALNLKTDEGKEIFFRLVKSADVVMEGFRPGVVDRLGVGYQEVRDINPGIIYCSITGYGQDGPFRDRVGHDANYLSYAGVLDLIGESGHPPSIPGVPIADIAGGGMNAAIGILLALFAREKTGKGQYIDISMTDGMAGFLPTSLFFQQRTGQEPRRADELLSHRYACYNTYETADGRYLSIGAVENRFWAQLCDLLDVPEYALLQYDDSRRKEIIAAMRTTFKQKTLDEWDAVLADHDICWGRVQSLSEVMADPLFRQREMVVDVKGKDGSMSKTLGVPVKLSETPGSVRTPPVDFGESTTAILEEFGYTQEEIKTLAEKKVL from the coding sequence ATGTCAAAAGCTGGTGCCCTTCATGGCATAACCGTCATTGATCTGTCTCGTCTTCTACCCGGCCCTTATTGCTCGATGGTTCTGGCTGATCATGGAGCCCGGGTTATTGCCATCGAAGATAAGCGTTTTTTAGCGGACGACCTTTTTTTCAACCTCATCAACAGAAATAAAGAGCATATGGCGTTGAATCTGAAGACTGACGAGGGCAAAGAGATATTCTTTCGTTTGGTCAAAAGCGCCGACGTCGTCATGGAAGGTTTCCGCCCAGGGGTCGTTGACCGGCTGGGGGTCGGCTACCAGGAGGTTCGCGACATCAACCCGGGCATCATCTACTGTTCCATCACCGGTTATGGTCAAGACGGTCCATTTCGCGACCGGGTCGGCCACGATGCAAACTATTTAAGTTATGCCGGCGTTCTGGATCTCATCGGTGAGTCTGGTCATCCCCCATCTATTCCCGGTGTGCCCATTGCCGACATTGCCGGCGGCGGCATGAACGCGGCCATAGGAATTCTTCTGGCCCTGTTCGCACGGGAAAAAACCGGCAAAGGACAATACATCGACATTTCCATGACCGACGGCATGGCAGGTTTTCTTCCCACTTCATTGTTTTTCCAGCAGCGCACCGGCCAGGAACCCAGGCGTGCCGATGAGCTGCTGTCCCACCGCTACGCCTGCTACAACACCTATGAAACGGCCGACGGCAGATACCTGAGCATTGGCGCGGTTGAAAACCGCTTCTGGGCGCAGCTCTGCGATCTTCTCGACGTGCCGGAATATGCTCTGCTGCAATATGACGACTCGCGGCGCAAGGAAATAATTGCGGCAATGCGCACAACATTTAAACAAAAAACCCTGGATGAATGGGATGCGGTTCTGGCCGATCATGATATCTGCTGGGGGCGTGTCCAGTCATTGTCAGAAGTGATGGCAGACCCCCTGTTTCGCCAGCGGGAAATGGTTGTTGACGTTAAAGGGAAGGATGGAAGCATGTCAAAGACGTTGGGAGTTCCGGTGAAACTGAGTGAAACGCCCGGCTCAGTCCGCACCCCGCCGGTTGACTTTGGTGAAAGCACCACGGCCATCCTTGAAGAATTCGGCTATACTCAGGAAGAGATAAAGACTTTGGCAGAAAAAAAGGTACTATGA
- the pcaD gene encoding 3-oxoadipate enol-lactonase, protein MPLAEVNGTIINYRFDGPDEGPVVMFSNSLAAALSMWDMQIPALVEAGYRVLRYDSRGHGQSSVSEGPYSIELLAEDAVGLMDAFGLEKVRFCGLSKGGMVGQMLATQYGDRLHSLVLSSTSAFMSPREIWDKRIETVQKDGMKAVVDATIDRWFTKAGQALLPLEVDRIRQLILNTPANGFCACCAAIRDMDQRDSIRAVSTKTLVVVGACDPSTPVSSAEFIHQQITPSELMVIAEAAHLVNVEKANVFNEVLLSFFE, encoded by the coding sequence ATGCCTTTAGCCGAGGTAAATGGAACGATTATCAACTATCGCTTCGATGGACCGGATGAGGGGCCAGTGGTGATGTTTTCGAACTCGCTGGCCGCTGCGCTTAGTATGTGGGACATGCAGATTCCGGCGCTGGTTGAGGCAGGGTATCGAGTGTTACGATATGATAGCCGTGGTCATGGACAGTCATCAGTTTCAGAAGGGCCATATTCAATTGAATTATTGGCCGAAGACGCTGTGGGATTGATGGATGCGTTTGGTCTGGAGAAGGTCCGCTTTTGCGGCCTTTCCAAAGGTGGAATGGTCGGTCAGATGTTGGCCACACAGTATGGTGACCGATTACATTCTTTGGTGCTTAGTTCAACTTCAGCCTTCATGTCTCCACGAGAAATCTGGGACAAGCGTATCGAAACGGTTCAAAAGGATGGTATGAAAGCGGTCGTTGACGCCACTATCGACCGATGGTTTACCAAAGCTGGTCAAGCTCTTCTCCCTTTGGAAGTGGATCGAATACGACAACTGATTCTCAACACTCCGGCGAATGGATTTTGTGCTTGCTGTGCTGCAATTAGAGACATGGATCAGCGTGATTCCATCCGCGCTGTCTCAACTAAAACATTGGTGGTGGTGGGCGCGTGTGATCCAAGTACTCCTGTTTCATCTGCGGAATTTATCCACCAACAGATAACTCCCTCTGAGTTGATGGTTATTGCCGAAGCAGCTCACTTGGTTAATGTGGAAAAGGCAAACGTCTTCAATGAAGTACTTTTAAGCTTTTTTGAGTAG
- a CDS encoding amidohydrolase, with amino-acid sequence MNSVDTSVIDQDIMDLFTDLIKMRRHIHAHPEVGPVQPETVAYVKEQFDGMEHVNIIEGEPTAGVVVDISGNSSGPTIAFRADMDALDISETTTETHFPNQMNFRSKYDNKMHACGHDLHTAILIGFGKIIHQHRDRLKGKIRLLFQPGEEGYAGGKQMVKAGYLDDVLTVFALHCWPDLAVGQVGFRDGPFFASIDYFTVTISGIGGHGAAPEKASDQLLAMSRIINDLQTIVSRRISGLDHAVLSVCYANAGSYDAPAVIPATAQFRGSIRAFSSAIQDTVEAEFKNICRHSASSVHPDCNVAIEYKRVYPQTVNDSRLTRKVAEVFSRFIKKDNLFTDYKPTMGGEDFSFMTEKVPGVLFLVGGSLPENLSDKTVFLHNPSFDVDERLILFGVQAFKSLAFELLS; translated from the coding sequence ATGAATAGTGTTGATACGAGCGTAATAGACCAAGACATAATGGATCTTTTTACAGATTTAATCAAAATGCGGAGGCACATCCATGCCCATCCTGAAGTCGGGCCAGTGCAACCAGAAACTGTTGCCTACGTCAAAGAACAATTTGACGGTATGGAACATGTCAATATTATTGAAGGTGAACCAACCGCGGGCGTGGTTGTTGATATCTCGGGCAACAGTTCCGGCCCCACAATAGCATTTCGAGCTGACATGGATGCACTTGACATCTCAGAAACTACAACCGAAACTCATTTTCCAAATCAAATGAATTTCCGTTCCAAGTATGACAACAAGATGCATGCCTGTGGTCATGATTTGCATACGGCGATCTTAATAGGATTCGGAAAAATCATCCACCAGCACAGGGACCGTCTTAAAGGAAAAATCAGGTTATTGTTTCAACCCGGCGAAGAAGGATATGCCGGCGGCAAGCAGATGGTAAAGGCGGGGTATCTGGATGATGTTCTTACGGTGTTTGCTCTCCACTGTTGGCCGGATCTTGCCGTTGGCCAAGTAGGTTTTCGAGATGGACCTTTTTTTGCGTCTATAGACTACTTTACCGTTACAATCAGCGGGATAGGCGGACACGGTGCCGCACCTGAAAAAGCAAGCGATCAACTGCTGGCAATGAGTCGAATAATAAATGATTTACAAACAATAGTTTCAAGGAGAATAAGTGGGTTAGATCATGCAGTCTTATCTGTCTGCTATGCCAATGCCGGGTCATATGACGCCCCTGCGGTTATTCCGGCCACTGCACAATTTAGAGGGAGCATCAGGGCTTTCAGCAGCGCAATTCAAGATACGGTTGAAGCCGAATTCAAGAACATTTGTCGGCATAGTGCGTCTTCGGTACACCCTGACTGCAACGTTGCTATCGAATATAAGCGGGTCTATCCACAAACAGTAAATGATAGTCGCTTAACGCGAAAAGTTGCGGAAGTTTTCTCAAGATTTATCAAAAAAGATAATTTGTTCACCGATTACAAACCAACCATGGGAGGCGAAGATTTCTCATTCATGACGGAGAAAGTGCCCGGGGTTCTTTTCTTGGTGGGCGGGAGTTTACCCGAAAATCTTTCTGATAAAACAGTTTTTTTGCACAATCCATCATTCGACGTTGATGAACGTTTAATACTTTTTGGAGTGCAAGCATTTAAAAGTTTGGCGTTTGAACTCCTTTCATAG
- a CDS encoding amidohydrolase has translation MDIIDIHLHVGHVFEWSPAAVHLWMNTGPYRQQIYNDDGVLVPEQYHRVLAAEGIVGGVLLPEYSPETAGVLPVEGTFAISSRFPQYLPFGAVNPLVHDDVVAEFERQLALGVQGLKIHGVHGLFPVNDRRLYPLYELCVARSLPVMFHAGTSVFPKTKLKHADPYLYDEVAADFSDLTMILCHGGRGFWYQLAEFMLIRHANVHIDISGLPPQNLLTYYPKMERLADKFLFGSDFPGVPGLRRNVEKMEQLGLSRPALAQICYHNAVRIMPFGHRITQT, from the coding sequence ATGGATATTATCGATATTCACCTTCATGTGGGACATGTGTTTGAGTGGAGTCCGGCAGCGGTGCATCTGTGGATGAATACCGGGCCCTACCGGCAGCAGATCTACAATGACGACGGGGTGCTGGTGCCGGAGCAGTATCACCGGGTGCTGGCGGCCGAGGGTATTGTCGGCGGCGTCCTGCTTCCTGAGTATTCCCCCGAGACTGCCGGTGTGCTGCCGGTGGAGGGCACCTTTGCGATTAGCAGCCGGTTTCCCCAGTATCTGCCTTTTGGGGCGGTCAATCCGCTGGTCCATGACGATGTGGTGGCTGAGTTTGAACGGCAGCTGGCCTTGGGGGTACAGGGCCTGAAAATCCATGGGGTTCACGGCCTCTTTCCGGTCAATGATCGGCGGCTCTATCCCCTCTATGAGCTGTGCGTGGCAAGAAGTCTGCCGGTGATGTTCCATGCCGGGACCTCGGTGTTTCCCAAGACCAAGCTGAAGCATGCCGATCCCTATCTTTATGATGAGGTGGCGGCCGATTTTTCCGATCTGACCATGATTCTCTGCCACGGCGGCCGGGGGTTCTGGTACCAGTTGGCGGAGTTTATGCTCATCCGCCATGCAAACGTCCATATTGATATCTCCGGCCTGCCGCCCCAGAACCTGCTGACCTACTATCCAAAGATGGAGCGGCTGGCGGACAAGTTTCTCTTCGGCTCCGACTTTCCCGGGGTGCCCGGTCTGCGCCGCAACGTCGAAAAGATGGAGCAGCTTGGCCTGAGCCGGCCGGCGCTGGCGCAGATCTGCTATCATAACGCGGTGCGGATTATGCCATTCGGCCACCGAATTACGCAGACGTAA
- a CDS encoding Y-family DNA polymerase, with protein sequence MPRVFALVDCNNFYVSCERVFNPALKNRPVVVLSNNDGCIIARSNEAKQLGITMGQPCFQARSLLERHQVAVFSSNYTLYGDMSRRVMAILAGFTPELEIYSIDEAFLSFTGLSPERRRQQAEGLIAAVRRGLGIPVSVGVAETKTLAKIASRLAKKSVKAGGVVDLTASMHRPQALAMTGVADVWGVGRRTAVKLRSWGIETALQLHDCDDQWLRQKLGVIGQRLVLELRGIACLGVEQCPLSPKSVRCSRSFREPVETLAAMQEAVAAYLARAVEKIRSRELAASVLMVFLQTSRFVPENRYDDSRVVELPVASSSTRELLGYAMTGIEAIFRPGCRYKKAGVILAGLVPAGQVQPSMVDRYDRQREGLLMQAVDGINARLGSGTVTFAAEGLDSPWRLTADHRSPAYTSRWSDIPTVR encoded by the coding sequence ATGCCCAGGGTTTTTGCTCTCGTTGATTGCAACAACTTCTACGTTTCCTGCGAGCGGGTGTTCAACCCGGCCCTGAAAAACCGTCCGGTGGTGGTCCTTTCCAACAACGACGGCTGTATCATTGCCCGCTCCAATGAGGCCAAACAGCTGGGCATAACAATGGGCCAGCCTTGTTTCCAGGCTCGGTCCCTCCTTGAGCGGCATCAGGTTGCCGTTTTTTCCTCCAATTATACCCTATATGGCGATATGTCCCGTCGAGTGATGGCCATCCTGGCCGGTTTTACCCCGGAGCTGGAAATTTATTCCATTGATGAAGCCTTTTTAAGCTTTACCGGCCTTTCTCCCGAGCGCCGCCGGCAACAGGCGGAAGGCTTGATCGCCGCGGTTCGCCGGGGGCTTGGCATTCCTGTTTCGGTGGGGGTTGCCGAGACCAAAACCCTGGCCAAAATTGCCAGCCGACTGGCAAAAAAGTCGGTAAAAGCCGGCGGCGTGGTTGACCTTACCGCATCGATGCACCGGCCGCAGGCGTTGGCTATGACCGGGGTGGCCGATGTCTGGGGGGTTGGCCGGCGGACGGCGGTCAAACTGCGCAGCTGGGGGATTGAAACCGCTCTCCAGCTGCATGACTGTGATGACCAGTGGCTGCGGCAGAAGCTCGGGGTGATCGGCCAGCGGCTGGTGCTGGAACTGCGGGGCATTGCCTGCCTGGGGGTGGAACAGTGCCCGTTGTCGCCGAAAAGCGTCCGCTGCTCCCGGTCGTTCCGGGAGCCGGTGGAAACCCTGGCCGCCATGCAGGAAGCGGTGGCTGCCTATCTTGCCCGGGCGGTGGAAAAAATCAGATCCCGGGAGCTGGCCGCTTCGGTGCTGATGGTGTTTCTGCAGACCAGTCGCTTTGTGCCGGAAAACCGGTATGATGATTCCCGGGTGGTGGAACTGCCGGTGGCCAGCAGCTCAACCCGTGAGCTGTTAGGGTATGCCATGACCGGCATTGAGGCGATTTTCCGCCCCGGCTGCCGTTATAAAAAAGCCGGCGTTATCCTGGCCGGCCTGGTTCCTGCCGGCCAGGTGCAGCCGTCGATGGTTGACCGGTATGACCGGCAGCGGGAGGGGTTGCTGATGCAGGCTGTGGATGGCATCAATGCCCGACTGGGCAGCGGCACGGTCACCTTTGCCGCCGAAGGTCTGGATTCACCATGGCGGCTGACGGCCGACCACCGGTCGCCGGCCTATACCAGTCGCTGGTCTGATATTCCGACAGTCAGGTAA
- the umuD gene encoding translesion error-prone DNA polymerase V autoproteolytic subunit, protein MQTRSIPGHNHVAPVRVVELFATDLQAPVCRLPLAVASVSAGFPSPADDYLEGALDLNQYLIKHPAATFFVRVAGDSMIEAGIHDGDLLLVDRSLEAADGRVVIAVINGELLVKRARTMGERLFLLPENPAYEPIEVREEMDFELWGVVTYVIHSL, encoded by the coding sequence ATGCAAACCCGGAGTATTCCTGGCCATAATCATGTGGCACCTGTGCGGGTGGTTGAGCTGTTTGCCACAGACCTACAGGCGCCGGTCTGCCGTCTGCCGCTGGCGGTGGCCTCGGTGTCCGCCGGCTTTCCTTCGCCGGCCGATGACTACCTTGAGGGGGCTCTTGATCTCAATCAGTACCTGATCAAGCATCCGGCGGCGACCTTTTTTGTCCGGGTGGCCGGTGATTCGATGATTGAGGCGGGTATCCATGATGGCGACCTCTTGCTGGTTGACCGTTCCCTGGAAGCTGCTGACGGTCGGGTGGTGATTGCCGTCATCAATGGAGAACTGCTGGTGAAACGGGCCCGGACCATGGGGGAACGGCTCTTTCTGCTGCCGGAAAACCCGGCGTATGAACCCATCGAAGTGCGGGAAGAGATGGACTTTGAACTGTGGGGCGTGGTTACCTACGTCATCCATTCGCTCTAA
- a CDS encoding 2-hydroxyglutaryl-CoA dehydratase: MDEFFCGIDIGSLSCEAVLVDAAGVIRGWQEMATRPNHLQTAREILDRLLTATGLDEGRIAAVVGTGYGRRNIPFADHQVTEISCHARGAAACFPAVDMLIDIGGQDSKVIHVDGTGMVLDFAMNDKCAAGTGKFLNVMAQTLQLSLSDLGPVSLQARKGTEISSMCTVFAESEVISLIAAGEPVAEIAWGVHLAMARRVASMAKQLGLKGRPAFTGGVALNAGMIKALEIALGVALLVPEVPQIVGAYGAALLARDRFMDEKP; the protein is encoded by the coding sequence ATGGATGAATTTTTTTGTGGTATTGATATCGGTTCCCTTTCCTGCGAAGCCGTGCTGGTTGATGCCGCCGGGGTGATCCGCGGCTGGCAGGAGATGGCTACCAGGCCCAACCATCTGCAGACCGCCCGAGAGATTCTTGACCGGCTGCTGACGGCAACGGGGCTCGATGAAGGCCGGATTGCCGCCGTCGTCGGCACCGGCTACGGCCGGCGCAATATTCCCTTTGCCGATCATCAGGTGACTGAGATCAGCTGTCATGCCCGGGGAGCGGCGGCCTGTTTTCCAGCGGTTGACATGCTCATTGATATCGGCGGCCAAGACAGCAAGGTGATCCATGTTGACGGTACCGGTATGGTCCTTGACTTTGCCATGAACGACAAGTGCGCCGCTGGCACCGGCAAGTTTCTCAACGTCATGGCCCAGACCCTGCAGTTGTCGCTGTCCGATTTGGGGCCGGTTTCTTTGCAGGCTCGAAAGGGCACAGAGATCAGCAGCATGTGCACCGTGTTTGCCGAGTCCGAGGTGATCTCCCTGATTGCCGCCGGCGAGCCGGTGGCTGAGATCGCCTGGGGGGTACATCTGGCCATGGCCCGGCGGGTGGCCAGTATGGCAAAACAGCTAGGTCTTAAAGGCCGTCCGGCATTTACCGGTGGAGTGGCCCTCAATGCTGGAATGATCAAGGCGCTTGAAATTGCTTTGGGGGTGGCACTGCTGGTGCCGGAGGTGCCCCAGATTGTCGGGGCGTATGGGGCGGCGTTGCTGGCCAGGGATAGGTTTATGGATGAAAAGCCT
- a CDS encoding bifunctional acetate--CoA ligase family protein/GNAT family N-acetyltransferase, protein MGIYNLDHLFAPRTIGLIGHFDCRSCKEQVVYRNLRDSRVGRTLLINMSGCDNPDCPFTAGGQCYPAIAAVPDAIDLLIASLPLSEIPALLDDCRHARVKNIVIARGGLAVEDEQYEQLITNAAQRQNIRLLGFNSFGLIVPGRQFNTSFFETAPDDGKIALISQSGAVISSILDMAREKKVGFSHVVSLGSLVDVDFGDMIDYLGWEYNVRCILLYIENLKNVKKFLSACRSVARVKPIVAVKGGKTALSQAIIKKHTGRFAGEDRVYDTALRRAGIIRVESISDLLAAGVALVPQAVLAGEQLGIITNSGGVGVMAVDNLASRQVQIHSLSAALGDRMREYIAPYSGTLNPVCIASDADNQRFIKVIRLCLESREFDTLMVIMVLSGFLQPEKIIAAVRCLAEECRVKMLYILLGNREVYARRVAELENRGTSIHFSVEEATNSYYYGMRYYAKLNKVVVVPPRFNRELTYHHDEVRELIAARLGEARQLLSETESKQILQLYELPVNPTDIVKTLPAALAAGDHFGYPVVLKNNDPVYYHKSDSGGVILNIHNRGTLKRAWMKMLAVFGEPGADGFTVQPLVEPVHYELTMGAGTDREFGPYLFLGMGGLMSRVVRDEAVILPPLNRFLARKLIEKTALPRCRQLRPFTMEVLEEILVRLSQLVVDFPEIYELHVDPLVISNNQFRIVDAKIVLKDRGVISPNHLATTPYPNQYEFTESLRDGTEVLIRPIKPEDAEAHYAMIDSFSHQTRYNRFFSHEKHIGDAQMVRFTQIDYDREIAIVAKIRQGERELSIGTNRLVYYPHNDEYEFAIVVADDWQNSGVGSLLMDKLLVIARDRQIKRIYGLVLMNNLQMMKFIKKFGFRVVEYEEDVARIQLVLD, encoded by the coding sequence ATGGGAATCTATAATCTTGACCATTTGTTTGCCCCCCGGACCATCGGTTTGATCGGTCACTTCGACTGCCGCTCGTGCAAGGAACAGGTTGTTTACCGGAACCTGCGTGATTCCCGGGTGGGCCGGACCCTGCTCATCAACATGAGTGGCTGTGATAATCCTGACTGCCCGTTCACGGCCGGCGGGCAGTGCTACCCGGCCATTGCGGCGGTGCCGGATGCCATCGATCTGCTGATCGCCTCCCTGCCGCTGTCCGAGATTCCCGCACTGCTCGATGATTGCCGGCATGCCAGGGTAAAGAACATCGTCATTGCCCGGGGCGGCTTGGCGGTTGAGGATGAACAGTATGAACAGCTGATTACCAACGCTGCCCAGCGCCAGAATATTCGTCTTCTCGGCTTCAATTCCTTCGGTTTGATCGTTCCCGGCCGGCAGTTCAATACTTCGTTTTTTGAAACTGCCCCTGACGACGGCAAGATTGCCCTCATTTCCCAGAGTGGCGCGGTCATTTCCTCCATCCTCGATATGGCCAGGGAAAAAAAGGTCGGTTTCAGCCATGTGGTCAGTCTGGGATCACTGGTGGACGTTGATTTTGGGGATATGATTGACTACCTGGGATGGGAATACAATGTCCGCTGCATTCTGCTCTACATCGAAAATCTGAAGAACGTTAAGAAATTTCTCAGCGCCTGCCGTTCGGTGGCCCGGGTGAAACCGATTGTTGCCGTTAAAGGCGGGAAAACCGCCCTGAGCCAGGCAATCATCAAGAAGCATACCGGGCGTTTCGCCGGCGAGGACCGGGTCTATGACACGGCCCTGCGGCGGGCCGGCATCATCAGGGTGGAGAGTATTTCCGACTTGCTGGCGGCCGGGGTTGCCCTGGTGCCGCAGGCGGTGCTTGCCGGTGAACAACTGGGCATTATTACCAATTCCGGTGGTGTCGGGGTGATGGCGGTGGACAACTTGGCCAGCCGGCAGGTGCAGATACATTCCCTGTCCGCCGCCCTGGGTGACCGTATGCGGGAATATATCGCCCCCTATTCGGGTACCTTGAATCCCGTCTGCATCGCCAGCGATGCCGACAACCAGCGCTTTATCAAGGTCATCCGACTGTGCCTTGAATCGCGGGAGTTTGACACCCTGATGGTGATCATGGTGCTCAGCGGTTTTCTGCAGCCGGAAAAGATTATTGCTGCCGTTCGCTGCCTGGCTGAGGAATGCCGGGTTAAGATGCTCTACATCCTGTTAGGTAACCGGGAGGTCTATGCCCGGCGGGTGGCGGAACTGGAGAATCGCGGCACCAGCATCCATTTCAGCGTTGAAGAGGCAACCAATTCCTACTATTACGGGATGCGCTACTATGCCAAACTGAACAAGGTGGTGGTGGTGCCGCCCCGTTTCAACCGGGAGTTGACCTACCATCATGACGAGGTCCGGGAGCTGATTGCCGCACGGCTCGGGGAAGCGCGGCAACTGCTCAGCGAGACGGAAAGCAAGCAAATCCTCCAGCTCTACGAATTGCCGGTCAATCCCACCGATATCGTTAAAACCCTGCCGGCGGCTCTGGCGGCCGGCGATCATTTTGGTTATCCGGTGGTGCTGAAAAATAATGACCCGGTTTATTATCACAAAAGTGATTCCGGTGGCGTTATACTCAACATCCATAACCGGGGAACGCTGAAGAGGGCGTGGATGAAGATGCTTGCGGTTTTCGGTGAACCCGGTGCCGATGGCTTTACCGTTCAGCCACTGGTCGAACCGGTCCACTACGAGCTTACTATGGGGGCCGGAACGGACCGTGAATTCGGTCCCTATCTGTTTCTTGGGATGGGCGGCCTGATGTCCAGAGTGGTGCGGGATGAGGCGGTTATTCTGCCGCCGCTGAACCGCTTTCTGGCCCGCAAGCTGATTGAAAAGACCGCACTGCCACGCTGCCGGCAGCTACGGCCTTTTACGATGGAAGTTCTGGAGGAGATACTGGTCCGGCTTTCCCAGCTGGTGGTTGATTTTCCCGAGATTTATGAGCTGCATGTTGATCCTCTGGTCATCAGTAATAATCAGTTCCGCATTGTTGACGCCAAAATTGTTCTTAAGGACCGGGGTGTTATCTCGCCCAACCATCTGGCCACCACCCCCTATCCCAACCAGTACGAGTTTACGGAAAGCCTGAGAGACGGTACCGAGGTTCTCATCCGGCCCATCAAGCCGGAAGATGCCGAGGCCCACTATGCCATGATCGATTCATTTTCCCATCAGACGCGATACAACCGGTTCTTCAGCCATGAAAAGCATATTGGTGATGCGCAGATGGTCCGTTTTACCCAGATTGACTACGACCGTGAAATTGCCATTGTCGCTAAAATAAGGCAGGGGGAGCGCGAACTGAGCATCGGTACCAATCGGCTGGTCTACTACCCCCACAATGACGAGTATGAATTTGCCATTGTGGTCGCCGATGACTGGCAGAACAGCGGTGTAGGCTCCCTGTTGATGGATAAACTGCTGGTTATTGCCCGGGATCGGCAGATTAAAAGGATTTACGGCCTGGTGTTGATGAACAATCTGCAGATGATGAAATTTATCAAGAAATTTGGTTTCCGGGTGGTTGAATATGAAGAGGATGTGGCCCGCATCCAACTGGTGCTGGACTGA
- a CDS encoding alpha/beta hydrolase, giving the protein MHYDTIGKIAEAIVSEAPPSFALAGLSMGGYIALEICRKFGEKVDRLALIDTTARADTAVQTARREALIARCQGNRFNEVIETIYPLLIHPARLNDSQLRHQVVSMAYGMGPEVFIRQQRAIISRINQVPHLSKISCPTVVVCGEQDQITPLECSEEMVANMSEAELFTVSNCGHMSTLEKPDKISSIMHKWLTGER; this is encoded by the coding sequence ATGCACTATGATACTATTGGCAAGATTGCAGAGGCAATTGTTTCAGAGGCCCCGCCAAGTTTTGCGTTGGCAGGGTTGTCCATGGGGGGATATATTGCATTGGAGATCTGCCGTAAGTTTGGTGAGAAGGTAGATCGCTTGGCACTCATTGATACAACGGCGCGAGCTGATACTGCTGTGCAAACGGCTCGTCGAGAAGCTCTGATAGCCCGATGCCAGGGAAATAGGTTTAATGAAGTGATCGAAACCATCTACCCATTGTTAATTCATCCAGCCAGGCTCAATGATTCTCAACTGCGACATCAGGTGGTTTCCATGGCTTATGGGATGGGGCCGGAAGTTTTTATTCGCCAGCAGCGTGCAATCATATCCAGGATCAATCAAGTGCCACATCTTTCGAAAATCTCCTGTCCTACAGTGGTTGTTTGTGGTGAACAGGATCAAATTACACCGCTCGAATGTTCAGAAGAGATGGTTGCGAACATGAGTGAAGCTGAATTGTTTACAGTCAGCAACTGTGGTCATATGAGCACTTTGGAAAAGCCTGATAAAATTTCCAGCATAATGCATAAATGGCTAACGGGAGAACGGTAG